The following proteins are encoded in a genomic region of Oncorhynchus gorbuscha isolate QuinsamMale2020 ecotype Even-year linkage group LG11, OgorEven_v1.0, whole genome shotgun sequence:
- the rpl35 gene encoding 60S ribosomal protein L35 has translation MAKIKARDLRGKKKEELLKQLEDLKVELSQLRVAKVTGGAASKLSKIRVVRKSIARVLTVVNQTQKENLRKFYKGKKYKPLDLRPRKTRAIRRRLNKHEESLMTKKMQRKSRLYTIRKFAVKA, from the exons ATG GCTAAAATCAAGGCCCGAGACTTGCGGGGCAAGAAGAAGGAGGAGCTCCTTAAACAGCTTGAAGACCTCAAGGTGGAACTATCTCAGCTCCGTGTTGCCAAGGTTACGGGTGGTGCTGCATCTAAACTGTCCAAGAT CCGTGTCGTTCGGAAGTCCATTGCCAGAGTCCTGACAGTCGTCAACCAGACCCAGAAGGAGAACCTGAGGAAATTCTACAAG GGTAAGAAGTACAAGCCCCTGGATCTGAGGCCCAGGAAGACCCGTGCCATTCGCAGGCGGCTGAACAAACATGAGGAGAGTCTGATGACCAAAAAGATGCAGAGGAAATCACGCTTGTACACTATTCGCAAGTTCGCTGTTAAGGCTTGA